cgaacccattgcccctcggttctacgctaaCGCGTTAACCATTGTACCGAGGATGcggtcaatttaaaaaaaagcttgtaataaaattaataactatatattaagatgattTGAACTTTGTCcctaattttctttattaacatAGTGCTATTGTTCCTAATACTGTAACTGGTTATAAAGTTTTGtagatttcaaatttcaagCAATATGAAAGAAAGGGGGGGGGGGGTgtgtatcataaaatattttttaaaacaaatgtatttctGGTTACagttatattactatttatacattaattaagtgTATGGGGCATCTACACATAATAAGATGTAACatcataactaaaataaactcCTAATATTTGAAGGTAGAAATACTTTTCCATATTGACatctaaacataaaaaaatgtataaaattacggcaaaatttaaaatgtagtaatatgtacataacattatatatatttcgctAAGATGCCTCTGAAACGTGTATTTTATCAATACTGTGATAGCATGGTATCTACTACTTATACAAGTAGAAGCATTAATAGACTGTGCTAGTTTTCTTTGTTCCTAAGTAGCAGAAATTGGACTTAATGTGTAATGTTCGTTTATGAATGTACATTGTACGTGcctttaattactttaatacgtaattttaatttatttaattacgtgcctttatacgtaattttaatttccaaaaattCTAGATTTTTCTAAGagcacaaaattttaatatctttttacGTAACCGCCTAAACTTTTTcgatctaaaaataaacattattttacgtCGTATAACTagaaaactataatttaaaattttaactgcaTTCTAATGCATTCGATCACACAAACTTTTGAAAGAGATGTAACAATAATTAGACATTTCAGGATAAAATTCTTCCATCtctttcatttcttttaagattttgatagtttaataaatgtaacgtcattgtaattttttatagagaAGTCGCCTTATTTCAAATagagtaaaatatatgttcatTCGTAcgtacttaattataaaaattactgtaatatctattatttatatagcttaaTGTCTTAATATTCGATAAGAatctcaaaaaaatatatattattacatagtgTTTCTTATTGTTAACATTAACTTAAATGTTATGCAatgtaataacttatttattgatatttattctttcataTATATTGGTTGAGTTATAATTCGTATTTAACTAAATGATGTTTGTCATATTTAGTACCTAATTGATACATTCCGAATAAATCTAGTCAATTTGTAGCTAAGTTTTAAGTTATGTTTAAGTAATTGTGATTCTATGTTGATATTAATGATTGGGTTATGTTGTATACGAAAGAcatcacaaatataatattttttacacctgtattttgtattatttatgatgGTTTTTAGcaacagaataaaataaatgtagatgtaaatagaaatacatattttaattcattcaaaatatctGCTCTCttttttcaagattttttttacatacgaGTATACATGTagccaataaattaaattattttcttgtatattttaatatattatacgaggcaaattatgtattataattaatgatgtatttatatgtatttaaattacattccAAAGATAGAAACCTTCCTTTTTTGTTGCGacgtaaaatttcattaattgcaAACATATAATGATACTAGATGcactccgcggtttcacctgcgtaagtccgtatcgtaaaagttgtctatatgttattccagttgtccagctatctacgtaccaaatttcattgcaatcggttctctagtttttgcgtgaaagagcaacaaacacacacacatcacatTATCGCGATGTTTACAGATGTAGTACAGATACAAATAGAGATACAAAAGATACAAAAGATTCTAAACGTGACAATATAAACTTATCACaattgtgataaatatttaaaagggaATTACTACAAGTCAAGTAGAAAATATAACACTTTTATTGGCCTTATTTACATCCAGGATTGGCCTAGTTTCAACCGAGAGCACTTAAGGAAAACATTGGAATAACAGCATACGTACAAACAACTCGATCATTACCGAATGAAGTGCGATAAAGTGTGGCTTCATGTTACTAAGCTTGTTTacggttttatttatattatttgatgcCGTAGCGTGTGATCAATGTGATCGTTTACACACTAAATATAAAGGTAAgttataaattcttaatttcagctcaatttgtataatatacacatgTTTTAGTGAATATGCCGCAGGGTTTCGAGGATATAAGAGAGAAATGTTTTGGTAGTAAAAATTCTGTGTAGTTTAGAACCTAACCTAACTATAAAAACGACCATGCGAGTGctgaattcattattaaatgtatataaacacGAATATTCGACATATTTCGTGGTATCGCTGGGGATTTCGCATTCTTACTtccaaattatttacattttcgaCATTGACAGTTAAAACAGATGTAAATGAGTTACAGTGAAGTTGATTGTTACATATCTCTATCACACGTAGCAGTCGATGTTGTACCAGTTAATTTGTACGTACGTAACAGAacgcaaaataataattttgtaactaTCATCGACacgataaaaataatcctaatatttcatacgtcctacttcctactaatattataaatacgaaagtttgttaggatgtgcgtgtgtttgttgctctttcacgcaaaaactactgaaccgattgcaatgaaaattggtacgtagacagctggacaggcggaataacatacaggcaactttttatcccgatattcctacgggatacagacttacgcgggtgaaaccgcggggcgcagcaagtttaatatatatagcatataactTTTCAATAGCTCATAATTAGAATTAGCAAAATTATATTGGGATGCTTGTTGCATCgcatcatataaaaatatcgtagACTACAACGcatatttgtgtattaaaGGCCCAGTATCTGGAGTGAGGTACCAGGGGGAGGAATATGATGTAGTGGTCCAGGGAGGAGGCGGAGCGGCGAAGGCGGAGGCTGCTCTTTTGCTTGCTATCATTCGACATGTGCATCGCTATACCGCTCGCTTGGACCCCACAGAAGCGTATTTCTGTAATGTAACCCAAATTCAATCTTCGTGAGTATCTTAATAATAAGACGGTTTAGCCAAACCAATTTCAGTGACCATGTATTACTTCATATTGAAAACTGATCATAATACTcgataagaatatttaattaaatttgatactgCTAATTTGTATAAGAACGCATGTCACCTCTTATCtgtcaatattttgttttattacactCTGCACTAGCGACTGATGCGCGATGGTCTTAGTACAAGATGTTGCCTATACATTGCGAGCTAAGCATAATTTTCAATCTATTTGTAATTGTGTCTTATGTCAACCCACAGGTTGGCATATTACGttggtatattatatgaaaacgcTCATGCGGCCCTTCTAACTTCATTTATCTGTTCCGTGGAActtctaaaacattttaaggTGAATGTATAAATGGGTATTTTTTGCATCAAAATTTCCACAGACCTGTAGTATTGACCACAGCTGccattatgaataaatatggtTGCGGGAATGAAAACAGACAGATCGATCCTGTGGCGAGTTTCAATGCGCCAGTCGCAGCTGAAGTCAATCTTCGTTTTATGGCACGCGTTCATTCTGATCAttgtaaaaatagaattacatGGCAATTTCTTCAAACTGACGCTGTTAAAGATTGTGGATTTTACATCAAGCAGAATAGgtaataatgtaatactaTCATTTAACAAAAGCAGTAACTTTGTATGGCTTTATCATCAAAGGAGATTTTAAGAGGCcttttttcataatacatacaaataaatgacaattttgCTTACAcgttattactattataaaatgtataacaaGGTGTGTAAGAGAATTATGGTACCTTCACCCCTAAGTCAAAATAcctatgtaaaataaactatataaaaatcaattgcgtTCTTAACCTGAAGGATCTTTAGGATTAGATCAGGTATTCATTTAGAGACTGATATTATGAGCtacttttatcaaaatctatgtgtgaaaatcacataaaattatgtggTTAATACTGTTTTCGAATAATGCtcttataaatagatatcaGTTGTCACAATaagtatacaatttatattattaccacatatttttcctttttcagCCATTGTCAAATTGATGACGTCTACAATATGACTCGTTCCCTAGCAATAATCGCGAGAAATGAAACAATTCACGACAAACTCGCTTTATTTGAATTCGAGAAACGAGTAACTGCATCAAAACTGCCCCTAGAGTTTGTGATATACAATAATGATACAAGTTTTCGTCGCATGTTGTACCAGCTACTTCAAtctaacaaaacatttttattcatcgaTGAGAATATTTGGTCTGGCATTCctgatatttttgtaatagacATCCCACCAATACCAGAAACAAATTGTGTTACATGTGTCTCGGATGCCCTTTATTCGATCAATGCAGTTCGCACCGGAGATGGTTTGATAGTAAAGAAATTTGCAcctcatatttataaaacttttactaCCTTTTCTCCTAAAATAAACGTCGTAAGAAATATACTACAATATGAAGCTAATGCAAATGTAAAAGATGTGGAAGAAGCTGCCTGTTTATGGGCGAATGAAAACACAGAAGAATTTgagaaattatatcaaaaatcgaaaaaaaatcttcatactattgtaatatttttatgtgctgATGatccatataataaatactacgAGATAGCAATAAATAGCATGTTCTTAAGAATTCAGAATGagataaaagatttttcaattgcTTTCAATGAAACCTTAATAAATTGTACGAATCAAAATGATCTCAATTGGGGAATGCATTATCTTTACCAACTTGATCACGTTGCAGGAGCTATAGCATGGAGTTGGAATGTAGCTATTCCAATCGCCTCAAATACTGCTAAATATGCAGATTTTCCTCTCATGCTTGCTGGCCCAGCTGTTGATACATACATTGGAAATGCGACATACGCAACCTCAGGCCGTTTTTCACATCTGGCTAAAGGATATCATTACTTTTTATCTAAATGTGATTGGAATCGAGTAGCAATTATTTCGGATGACACAGTATATTCAAAAGATTTTCTCCAAGAAATATTAACTATTGGGAACTTAAGCACTAAAATCATTTATCttaatcaaaaaaatttttctacTAATCTCGTGAAATTGAAGTATGATGGTGCACGTATATTCATTGTAAATACCTGTTGCCAATtggcaaataatattttagcacAAGggagaaatttattttcacctaTCGAAAATTATGTCTGGATTGTGCGTGATTGGtgtattttagataaaaataagagTATTGAGGAACTGGTGTTTTATACAATAGACTTTGCATGGCGTGGTGGAAAGCCGTGGGGTGGTTCTCAAAAATTGCGAAATGATATCTCTAATAAGACTGATTTATGGGCAGGGGATACTGTTAAAGTACCTGGCACTTCATACTTGTATGACGCCATACTACAGCTTGCTCATGGATTTGCTGCATACCTTACCATGAATCCTTCTTATCGGTATGATCTTCACGGAAAAGGGGCTATAAtgtaactattattttttatattattcactttaaatttgtatgtaattttagaaaaataggTTTACCGTATACGTAGATACCGTATTAAAACTCAacttgttttcatattttattcgtcaaaaaaaaaatgaataaaaaaaaaaagataacaatatttcgttgattatttaaaatttatcagtaactttattttttttaatgtttattatgcGACCCATCAGAGCGTCAAGTGTTCTTTGAGATAATGAAGTATgagttcatttttaattattttacttaaatttcaGGAAATTTGACAAAGCCATGAATTCATTGAACCTATCAGGAGTAGCCCAATTTGTTCAGGTGAACAATAACTCTCTCAACAATCCGGTGATATTCGTGGAGAAATGGAAAGGAAGTGAACGCCGGACGATGGCCATTTTGCAAATTCTAAATAAGTCAGTAGTTGAATTATGGCAATTGAATAAGATACAAGACACATGTCACGCGCTATTAGATGCTGAAAGAGTgccagataaaaaaatatgcgtAATTCGCAGCGGCGATGACTTTGCACCTCGGTGCCACGACGTTCCCATATTAGTGTTTggtatatcattaatattaacatgttGTGCCTTATTTATTGCGCAAAAAATTAGACGAGACCGCCTTTTAGcctataataaatctgtactTATTGATATTTTGGAAACTCGCCATAAAAACGCTTCATCCCTAGCAGCATTTTTAGTAGACCGTGGTTCAGTTAAATTGTTACATGAGATCGGGTCTGGTTATTTCGGCCGCGTGTATTTTGCGGAGTTAAGTCAACCAGGCCACGGAACACAAGTAGTGGCGGCAAAAGAGCCCCATGAAGATATTACACCACTGGAAGAGAATGAATTTATTGGTGAAGCTTGCGTTCTAGCTCGTTTACACCACACTAACGTCATTAAGCTCATGGGTGTCTGTCTTGCTAACGGGTCACCTCTCATGCTTATGGAGCATGCCTTGTATTTGGATCTGATTCGATTTTTAACGGAGAGAAGACATTTAGCTGTTAAAGCTAGAGAAGAATTATCGCATGCTGAAGATTTAGAGGTCTCTGatgtaaatttaacaaaatggGCCTTCGAAGCAACCTCTGCtttagaatatttatcaattcgGCGCATCGTCCATAGAGACGTACGCGCTGCTAATTGTCTTCTTGATAAAAAGCTTTCTTTAAAATTGGCTGATTTTGGTTTAGCAAGGGAATTAGATAAAGAGGATCCAACATATATGACAACTCGCAAAGCATTATTTCCAGTTCTATGGATGGCCCCTGAAAGTTTAGAATGTGGTGTGTTTGGTTTAGCATCAGATATCTGGGCTCTTGGGGTCTTGTTTTTGGAAATTGCTACACTTGGGTCACGTCCATACGGTGATTGGCCTGCTCATAGGGTGATAAAATACGTGATAGGAGGTGGCTATCCACCTCTACCACCCGACACTTCACTTTCaatgtaagtaatattttgCACACGtatatcttaaattatttccataaAACAACTGTAACGTATTAGGCACAGGAAGcacatatccttttccttacccttctcagtcctttcctttattcttcttgccaatcctttcttgatcccttcccaaaaagtcggcaggCGTCCGTCCCaaagaggcgaaaggtctgcaatgaaCCTTAtacctctctaaatgttcatgggcggtggtagcgcttaccatcaggcatcccaccagctccattaccgactgtgacatataaataaacaggGTTGGTTTTCCGTCT
The Zerene cesonia ecotype Mississippi chromosome 1, Zerene_cesonia_1.1, whole genome shotgun sequence DNA segment above includes these coding regions:
- the LOC119831683 gene encoding uncharacterized protein LOC119831683; the protein is MLLSLFTVLFILFDAVACDQCDRLHTKYKGPVSGVRYQGEEYDVVVQGGGGAAKAEAALLLAIIRHVHRYTARLDPTEAYFCNVTQIQSSPVVLTTAAIMNKYGCGNENRQIDPVASFNAPVAAEVNLRFMARVHSDHCKNRITWQFLQTDAVKDCGFYIKQNSHCQIDDVYNMTRSLAIIARNETIHDKLALFEFEKRVTASKLPLEFVIYNNDTSFRRMLYQLLQSNKTFLFIDENIWSGIPDIFVIDIPPIPETNCVTCVSDALYSINAVRTGDGLIVKKFAPHIYKTFTTFSPKINVVRNILQYEANANVKDVEEAACLWANENTEEFEKLYQKSKKNLHTIVIFLCADDPYNKYYEIAINSMFLRIQNEIKDFSIAFNETLINCTNQNDLNWGMHYLYQLDHVAGAIAWSWNVAIPIASNTAKYADFPLMLAGPAVDTYIGNATYATSGRFSHLAKGYHYFLSKCDWNRVAIISDDTVYSKDFLQEILTIGNLSTKIIYLNQKNFSTNLVKLKYDGARIFIVNTCCQLANNILAQGRNLFSPIENYVWIVRDWCILDKNKSIEELVFYTIDFAWRGGKPWGGSQKLRNDISNKTDLWAGDTVKVPGTSYLYDAILQLAHGFAAYLTMNPSYRYDLHGKGAIMKFDKAMNSLNLSGVAQFVQVNNNSLNNPVIFVEKWKGSERRTMAILQILNKSVVELWQLNKIQDTCHALLDAERVPDKKICVIRSGDDFAPRCHDVPILVFGISLILTCCALFIAQKIRRDRLLAYNKSVLIDILETRHKNASSLAAFLVDRGSVKLLHEIGSGYFGRVYFAELSQPGHGTQVVAAKEPHEDITPLEENEFIGEACVLARLHHTNVIKLMGVCLANGSPLMLMEHALYLDLIRFLTERRHLAVKAREELSHAEDLEVSDVNLTKWAFEATSALEYLSIRRIVHRDVRAANCLLDKKLSLKLADFGLARELDKEDPTYMTTRKALFPVLWMAPESLECGVFGLASDIWALGVLFLEIATLGSRPYGDWPAHRVIKYVIGGGYPPLPPDTSLSIRKLLYKCWCRDSDHRITASEIREQLLQDPKLISPALLLPELPLVPPIQNMNFNFIT